In a genomic window of Oncorhynchus masou masou isolate Uvic2021 unplaced genomic scaffold, UVic_Omas_1.1 unplaced_scaffold_1583, whole genome shotgun sequence:
- the LOC135531410 gene encoding uncharacterized protein LOC135531410 isoform X2, which yields MTLFIPDMAGHLFLLILLFDTFQFLKAKDIPQLIVSSTVIRETESVQLSCETPPSLPVSHCYFNIEGRKNLPDSSCSQTLTGTELLKRADQTFPDVVKVTCYYAVRRSHISPLSDPVSVTVQDPKPDITVNLDGYFNIICLIHGSVSPDTTCNLYVGEESQPSFTVKIMKRKATSAPGQQFCQFTPKHSDLISRLQSMRSKEVSCDYRVSSGPNSLSPRSDGHSFARESLSKQIYQGCRSS from the exons ATGACATTGTTCATCCCTGATATGGCTGGTCATCTGTTTTTGCTCATCCTCCTTTTCG ATACCTTCCAGTTCCTCAAAGCCAAAG ACATTCCCCAGCTGATAGTGAGTTCTACAGTcatcagagagacagaatcaGTTCAGCTGAGTTGTGAGACTCCTCCATCTCTGCCTGTGTCTCACTGTTACTTCAACATAGAGGGGAGGAAGAATCTTCCAGACTCATCCTGTAGTCAGACACTCACAGGAACAGAGCTGCTCAAGAGGGCAGATCAAACGTTTCCAGATGTGGTCAAAGTGACGTGTTACTATGCTGTAAGGAGGTCTCACATATCTCCTTTAAGTGACCCTGTCTCAGTCACTGTTCAGG ATCCAAAACCAGACATTACAGTCAATTTAGATGGGTACTTCAACATCATCTGTTTGATTCATGGATCCGTCAGTCCTGACACCACCTGTAACCTGTATGTTGGAGAGGAGAGTCAGCCGTCCTTCACAGTAAAGATCATGAAGAGAAAAGCCACCTCAGCACCCGGACAGCAGTTCTGTCAATTCACTCCAAAACATAGTGATCTGATCAGTCGTCTACAGTCAATGAGGAGTAAGGAGGTGAGCTGTGACTACAGAGTGAGCTCAggaccaaactctctctctccacgtaGTGATGGACACAGCTTTGCACGTGAGTCATTATCTAAACAAATCTATCAGGGCTGCAGGTCTTCATGA
- the LOC135531410 gene encoding uncharacterized protein LOC135531410 isoform X1, whose product MTLFIPDMAGHLFLLILLFDTFQFLKAKDLSQPSLTVIPAVIKERDSVLLNCQTPPSVSECYFKMAGQVEFTLTSPCQQTLTGTLLVRWTGQSSPAEVKIQCQYSATGSQYRSIYSEPSTVTITDIPQLIVSSTVIRETESVQLSCETPPSLPVSHCYFNIEGRKNLPDSSCSQTLTGTELLKRADQTFPDVVKVTCYYAVRRSHISPLSDPVSVTVQDPKPDITVNLDGYFNIICLIHGSVSPDTTCNLYVGEESQPSFTVKIMKRKATSAPGQQFCQFTPKHSDLISRLQSMRSKEVSCDYRVSSGPNSLSPRSDGHSFARESLSKQIYQGCRSS is encoded by the exons ATGACATTGTTCATCCCTGATATGGCTGGTCATCTGTTTTTGCTCATCCTCCTTTTCG ATACCTTCCAGTTCCTCAAAGCCAAAG ATCTTTCTCAACCAAGTCTAACAGTGATTCCTGCAGTCATCAAAGAGAGAGACTCAGTTCTGCTGAACTGTCAGactcctccatctgtctctgaGTGTTACTTCAAAATGGCTGGGCAAGTGGAATTCACCCTTACATCACCCTGTCAACAGACACTCACAGGAACACTACTGGTGAGGTGGACAGGTCAGAGTTCACCAGCTGAGGTCAAAATACAATGTCAGTACAGTGCTACAGGTTCACAGTATAGATCCATATACAGTGAGCCGTCAACAGTCACAATTACGG ACATTCCCCAGCTGATAGTGAGTTCTACAGTcatcagagagacagaatcaGTTCAGCTGAGTTGTGAGACTCCTCCATCTCTGCCTGTGTCTCACTGTTACTTCAACATAGAGGGGAGGAAGAATCTTCCAGACTCATCCTGTAGTCAGACACTCACAGGAACAGAGCTGCTCAAGAGGGCAGATCAAACGTTTCCAGATGTGGTCAAAGTGACGTGTTACTATGCTGTAAGGAGGTCTCACATATCTCCTTTAAGTGACCCTGTCTCAGTCACTGTTCAGG ATCCAAAACCAGACATTACAGTCAATTTAGATGGGTACTTCAACATCATCTGTTTGATTCATGGATCCGTCAGTCCTGACACCACCTGTAACCTGTATGTTGGAGAGGAGAGTCAGCCGTCCTTCACAGTAAAGATCATGAAGAGAAAAGCCACCTCAGCACCCGGACAGCAGTTCTGTCAATTCACTCCAAAACATAGTGATCTGATCAGTCGTCTACAGTCAATGAGGAGTAAGGAGGTGAGCTGTGACTACAGAGTGAGCTCAggaccaaactctctctctccacgtaGTGATGGACACAGCTTTGCACGTGAGTCATTATCTAAACAAATCTATCAGGGCTGCAGGTCTTCATGA